The window GCTCTGGGGCTGAAGCCCGGCGATACGGTTTCCTATCGCACGAAGGACGGCGCGGAAAGGACGCTGAAGATCACGGGCATCGTCACGGGCGGCGGCGCAGAGGATGACGCTCTGACCGTGAACCTCGCGCTCGCGCAGGAGCTTCTGGGCGCTGCCGGAAAGATCGACAAGATCGAAGTCTCCGCCGTCACGACGCCCGAAAACGATCTTGCGCGAAAGGCGGCGGAGAACCCCGAGCGCCTTTCGCAGAAGGAGCGCGAGATCTGGTACTGCACGGCTTACGTCAGCTCCATCGCCTTCCAGATCGAGGAGGCGATTCCCGGCTCTTCGGCGCAGCCCGTGCGGCAGATCGCCGAGTCCGAGGGCAAGATTCTTGAAAAGACGCAGATGCTCATGCTGCTCATCACAGGGCTTTCGCTTCTGTCGGCGGCGCTCGGCGTGTCGAACCTCGTCAGCGCGAACATCATGGAGCGAAGCCGCGAGTTTGGCCTCATGAAGGCGCTCGGCGCGACCGACCTCTCCGTCGTACTCATGGTGCTCGCCGAGATCTTCATCGCAGGCGCCTTGGGCGGCTTCTTCGGCTACTTCGGCGGCCTGGCGCTCGCGCAGGCGATCGGGCAGACGGTCTTCGGCTCAAACATTGCGAACAATCTCGTCGTCATCCCCATCGTGGGCGGACTCATGGCTCTGATGCTCCTCATCGGCAGCCTGCCCGCCATCCGCATGCTTCTCTCCTTGCAGCCCGCAAGCGTCCTTCATGGCAGGTGATTTGATATGGCAGGAAGAATAAAGATACTCGAAATGTTTCTGCGCATGATCGTGCGGGCGCTCTTCCGCCAGAAGTCGCGCATGTTCGTCGCGCTCCTGGCGGTCGCGGTCGGCGCGGCGATCATCTCGGGCATGATCACGGTCTACCGCGAAGTGCCCGCGCAGCTCGGGCGCGAGTTCCGCGCCTACGGCGCGAACGTGCTGCTCTTGCCGGCGGGCGAGGCGAAGACCTTCGACTCCGCCGCCTTGCAGAAGGCGCGTGAGGCGCTGGCGGGACGCGACGTCGTCGGTCTCGCACCATTTCTCTACGAGCGCCTTGAGGTCAACAAGCAGCCTGTCCTGACGGGCGGCACGGACTTCGAGGAAATCAAGAAGGTCAGCCCCTATTGGATGGTCAAGGGCGAGTACCCGAAGGCGGGCGAGCGCGAGATCCTCCTGGGCGCAGAGATGGCCTCGAAGATCGCACGCGATACGGACAAGCTCATCGGCCAGACCGTATCGGTCAGCGCGGGTGAGGGCAAGGCCATGCTCTCCTTCACCGTCTCGGGCATCGTCTCGACGGGCGGCAAGGAAGAGCAGTTCGCTTTCCTGAATCTCGACGAGCTGCAAAAGATCGTCGAGAAGCCCGGCGCCGTCGGACTCGCACAGCTCAGCGTCGTCGCCGACGGCGACAGCTTGAAGTCCGTCGAGGACGCCATTCGCACCGCGAATATCGGCATCGAGCCGCAGGAGGTGCAGCAAATCGCGCACTCGGAGTTCAACGTCTTGAAGAAGCTCGAAGTTCTGATACTTCTCGTGACGATCATCGTCCTCATTTTGACGCTCATCTGCGTGACGACGACGATGACGGCGGTGGTTACGGAGCGCCGCCGCGAGATCGGTCTGAAGAAGGCGCTCGGCGCTTCGAATGTGAACATCGTCATGGAGTTTCTCGGCGAAGGCTGCGTGCTCGGCCTTGTCGGCGGCCTTTTAGGCAGCGGCTTCGGCTACCTCTTCGCGCAGAGCGTCAGCATCAACGTCTTTTCGCGCGGCATCGCCTTTGCTCCGGGCATCGCCGTGCTCGCCGTCGTCTTGTCCGTCATCGTGACGGGCGTCGCGAGCCTCATTCCCGTGCGCATCGCGACGAGCGTTGACCCCGCCATCGTCTTGCGGGGAGAGTAGGAGGGTTTTATGAGTCTATTGGAATTGAAAGACGTGACGATGGCCTACGGCGGCAAGGTCAAGGCGCTCGACAACGTCAACCTCAAGGTGGAAAAGGGCGATTGGCTCGCCGTCATGGGGCCTTCCGGCTCGGGCAAGACGACGCTCATGAATATCATCGGCTGCATGGATCACGCGACGAGCGGCACGGTGCTTCTGGACGGCATCGACATCACGAAAGTCTCCGACCACGAGCTGACGCTTCTGCGCCGCGACAAGATCGGCATCGTCTTCCAGCAGTTTCACATGATCCCGTACTTGACGGCGATCGAGAACATCATGGCGGCGCAGTACTATCACAGCATCCCCGACAAGAAGGAAGCGCTCGAAGCGCTCGACCGCGTAGGGCTTGCTGACCGCGCCGACCATCTGCCGAGCCAGCTTTCGGGCGGCGAGCAGCAGCGCGTCTGCATTGCGCGCGC of the Selenomonas sputigena genome contains:
- a CDS encoding ABC transporter permease, whose amino-acid sequence is MFWQMVKGALIRQRKRFFLIALTAALGVSLAAAMLNVMFDIGEKVNQELKAYGANITVTPKTASVLQDVYGLEGGRKEYLNEADAAKIKTIFWTNNIVAFAPELSGEVALADGKNVPIMGTWFDHELELPTGEKMQTGEKEMKSWWKIDGAWPTESPDEALAGVKLADALGLKPGDTVSYRTKDGAERTLKITGIVTGGGAEDDALTVNLALAQELLGAAGKIDKIEVSAVTTPENDLARKAAENPERLSQKEREIWYCTAYVSSIAFQIEEAIPGSSAQPVRQIAESEGKILEKTQMLMLLITGLSLLSAALGVSNLVSANIMERSREFGLMKALGATDLSVVLMVLAEIFIAGALGGFFGYFGGLALAQAIGQTVFGSNIANNLVVIPIVGGLMALMLLIGSLPAIRMLLSLQPASVLHGR
- a CDS encoding ABC transporter permease, which gives rise to MAGRIKILEMFLRMIVRALFRQKSRMFVALLAVAVGAAIISGMITVYREVPAQLGREFRAYGANVLLLPAGEAKTFDSAALQKAREALAGRDVVGLAPFLYERLEVNKQPVLTGGTDFEEIKKVSPYWMVKGEYPKAGEREILLGAEMASKIARDTDKLIGQTVSVSAGEGKAMLSFTVSGIVSTGGKEEQFAFLNLDELQKIVEKPGAVGLAQLSVVADGDSLKSVEDAIRTANIGIEPQEVQQIAHSEFNVLKKLEVLILLVTIIVLILTLICVTTTMTAVVTERRREIGLKKALGASNVNIVMEFLGEGCVLGLVGGLLGSGFGYLFAQSVSINVFSRGIAFAPGIAVLAVVLSVIVTGVASLIPVRIATSVDPAIVLRGE
- a CDS encoding ABC transporter ATP-binding protein — encoded protein: MSLLELKDVTMAYGGKVKALDNVNLKVEKGDWLAVMGPSGSGKTTLMNIIGCMDHATSGTVLLDGIDITKVSDHELTLLRRDKIGIVFQQFHMIPYLTAIENIMAAQYYHSIPDKKEALEALDRVGLADRADHLPSQLSGGEQQRVCIARALINYPVLILADEPTGNLDEVNQNLVMKIFRELHAEGHTILTVTHSAEVGAAAERCVIIEHGRMVEKSAEEQAAAKLKEGAKQ